From a single Lolium rigidum isolate FL_2022 chromosome 7, APGP_CSIRO_Lrig_0.1, whole genome shotgun sequence genomic region:
- the LOC124674615 gene encoding chloroplast envelope quinone oxidoreductase homolog: MAATAATAPAKMRALQYEAYGEGAAGLKHVEVPVPSAKKNEVLLKLQAATVNPVDWKIQKGDLRPLLPRKLPFIPVTDVAGEVVAVGPGVEDLAAGDQVVAMLNSLNGGGLAEYAVAPANLTVKRPSAVSAAEGAGLPIAAGTALQSLRSIGAKFDGTGKPLNVLITAASGGVGLYAVQLAKLANLHVTATCGARNIDLVKSLGADEVMDYRTPEGASLQSPSGKKYDGVVHCTVGVSWSTFKPLLSSSGRVIDITPNFSAILAGGLHKVTFAKKRLVPLLLWPNKADLEFLVGLLEKGKLKTVIDSRFPLSDAGKAWQSSIDGHATGKIIIEMES, encoded by the exons ATGGCGGCCACCGCAGCGACGGCGCCGGCCAAGATGCGGGCCCTGCAGTACGAAGCCTACGGCGAAGGCGCCGCCGGCCTCAAG CATGTGGAGGTTCCCGTCCCGTCAGCAAAAAAGAACGAGGTACTGTTGAAACTACAAGCAGCAACCGTCAATCCAGTTGACTGGAAGATACAGAAAGGGGATTTGCGGCCTCTGCTGCCTCGTAAATTGCCTTTTATCCCAG TGACCGACGTTGCAGGAGAAGTTGTTGCTGTTGGTCCTGGAGTGGAAGATCTCGCAGCAGGAGATCAAGTTGTTGCCATGTTGAACTCTCTT AATGGAGGTGGACTAGCTGAGTATGCTGTAGCACCTGCAAACCTGACTGTTAAAAGGCCATCTGCGGTTTCTGCAGCTGAGGGTGCTGGTCTCCCCATTGCTGCTGGCACCGCGCTCCAGTCACTGAGGTCCATTGGTGCCAAGTTTGACGGAACCGGGAAGCCTTTAAACGTGTTGATCACAGCAGCCTCTGGTGGCGTTGGCCTGTATGCTGTGCAGCTTGCAAAACTGGCAAACCTCCACGTCACTGCTACCTGTGGCGCCCGTAACATTGATCTCGTGAAGAGCTTGGGTGCAGACGAGGTGATGGACTACAGGACCCCAGAGGGGGCTAGCTTGCAGAGCCCATCTGGCAAGAAGTATGATGGCGTTGTTCACTGCACCGTCGGTGTCAGTTGGTCGACGTTCAAGCCATTGCTTAGCAGCAGCGGGAGAGTGATCGACATAACCCCCAACTTCTCTGCCATCCTTGCTGGTGGCCTGCACAAGGTAACATTCGCAAAGAAGCGCCTCGTGCCTCTGCTTCTATGGCCCAACAAGGCGGACCTAGAGTTCTTGGTCGGGTTGCTGGAGAAGGGCAAGCTGAAGACTGTGATCGACTCGAGGTTCCCGCTGAGCGACGCGGGCAAGGCATGGCAAAGCAGCATTGATGGCCACGCCACTGGAAAGATCATCATTGAGATGGAGAGCTAA